The following proteins are encoded in a genomic region of Pirellulales bacterium:
- a CDS encoding trypsin-like peptidase domain-containing protein — protein sequence MAIAVKCQGCQYAFAVKDELAGKRGKCPKCGAIFQVPQAMKKPGPTAPRPLAKPSAPALATSGSPESTPESPAPAARPQRKARFEMPLWAWFVLGGVALVSALGATLYIGVMQRARNAELEARQQHRPGGKLRTDGFAPPPPAKRDVPKPLAGSSTSDIVEYAEYGVVKIETADEWNNRVSLGSGFVIDPSGIVATNYHVVEDAVEARVLFNDGTRYGIEGYLALAPESDLVLLQLNGTPPNMKALELAAAEPRKAGKVYALGHPQDNEFVVTDGIVSRIATTAQLPEDSQAFLNGRQINRAENVWIAHTAQISPGNSGGPLIDETGSVIGVNTWHEGSTNLAYAVGVAHLRELRGHLFAAPEPLKSHRRPPPTLAQMLGPKFMVSAERIAELQDKLAAQNWLPAGAETAQSLHELALQLFLCRRKAAIDRRHDQAPRGFDVTIDAAAQAKAEETVQSLGAIKWPGAAEVSRVNGWAQEQLRLPLRGVLLLGTVQQFFAGQQGRNGLLVALGETATTVFVPLEDPEVKFEPGKKLLIVGMTYGANVHHGENPLSPQASPVVASDILIDGQF from the coding sequence ATGGCGATTGCCGTCAAGTGTCAAGGTTGCCAGTACGCGTTTGCGGTCAAGGACGAGCTGGCCGGCAAACGCGGCAAGTGTCCCAAGTGCGGCGCCATCTTTCAGGTGCCGCAGGCGATGAAGAAGCCTGGCCCAACGGCGCCGCGCCCCTTGGCAAAACCGTCCGCTCCGGCCTTGGCAACCAGCGGCTCGCCCGAGTCGACGCCGGAGTCGCCCGCGCCGGCCGCGCGCCCGCAGCGCAAAGCGCGGTTCGAGATGCCGCTGTGGGCCTGGTTTGTCCTGGGAGGTGTGGCGCTCGTCTCGGCCTTGGGGGCGACGCTCTACATTGGCGTCATGCAACGTGCGCGCAACGCCGAACTCGAAGCCCGGCAGCAGCATCGTCCCGGGGGCAAGCTGCGTACCGACGGCTTCGCGCCGCCACCCCCTGCCAAGCGCGACGTCCCCAAGCCCCTGGCCGGCAGCTCGACGTCGGACATCGTCGAGTACGCAGAATACGGCGTGGTGAAGATCGAAACGGCCGACGAATGGAACAATCGCGTCAGCCTCGGCTCGGGCTTCGTGATCGATCCCTCGGGCATCGTCGCCACGAACTACCACGTCGTGGAAGACGCCGTCGAAGCGCGCGTGTTGTTTAACGACGGCACGCGCTACGGCATCGAGGGCTACCTGGCGCTGGCGCCGGAAAGCGATCTGGTGCTCCTACAGCTCAACGGCACGCCGCCGAACATGAAGGCGCTCGAACTCGCTGCGGCTGAGCCGCGCAAAGCAGGCAAGGTCTATGCCTTGGGCCATCCACAAGACAACGAGTTTGTGGTCACCGACGGCATCGTCAGCCGGATCGCCACCACGGCGCAGTTGCCCGAAGACAGCCAGGCGTTTCTGAACGGCCGGCAGATCAATCGGGCCGAAAACGTCTGGATCGCGCATACCGCGCAAATCTCGCCCGGCAACAGCGGCGGCCCGCTGATCGACGAGACCGGCAGCGTGATCGGTGTGAACACCTGGCACGAAGGCAGCACCAACCTCGCCTACGCCGTCGGTGTCGCGCACCTCCGCGAGCTGCGCGGACATCTGTTCGCGGCGCCTGAACCGCTGAAGAGCCACCGCCGGCCGCCACCCACCCTGGCGCAAATGCTTGGCCCGAAATTCATGGTGAGTGCCGAGCGGATTGCAGAACTGCAGGACAAACTGGCCGCTCAGAACTGGCTGCCGGCCGGCGCCGAAACGGCCCAGTCGCTCCACGAGTTGGCCCTGCAACTGTTTCTCTGCCGGCGCAAGGCGGCCATCGATCGCCGCCACGATCAGGCCCCGCGCGGGTTCGACGTGACGATCGATGCCGCGGCGCAGGCCAAGGCGGAAGAGACCGTCCAATCGCTCGGCGCGATCAAATGGCCGGGCGCAGCCGAAGTCAGCCGCGTGAATGGCTGGGCCCAAGAGCAGCTCCGGCTGCCATTACGCGGCGTGCTGCTGCTGGGCACCGTGCAGCAATTCTTTGCCGGCCAACAAGGTCGCAATGGCCTGCTCGTCGCGCTGGGCGAAACCGCGACCACGGTATTCGTGCCGCTGGAAGACCCGGAGGTGAAATTCGAGCCCGGCAAAAAGCTGCTGATCGTCGGTATGACTTACGGCGCCAACGTGCACCACGGCGAGAATCCGCTGAGCCCGCAAGCCTCGCCCGTCGTGGCAAGCGACATTCTGATCGATGGGCAGTTCTGA
- a CDS encoding glycoside hydrolase: MRAIGLLFWACNVAIVMHAAAAEIEHVDVYRVPGRFGGWPANHGLWAWGDEILVGFSAGYAKDNGEGYHAIDHDRPEEHLLARSLDGGATWTIENPAAQGDLVPTGSSLHGIAPPDVPQPELRDCPGGIDFAHPDFALTLRMTDVHVGPSRFHYSYDRGHNWEGPFRFPQLDTPGIAARTDYIVESASTCTAWLTAGRTNRREGRPVCVRTTDGGKTWQLRGWIGPEPQGFAIMPSTARLAPAHYVTTLRVHDGPVRWIDAWESVDDGVTWQYLSRPVADTGTGNPPSLIRLRDGRLCLTYGRRAKPFGMRVVLSSDGGHTWSPEITLRDDGGGTDLGYPRSVQRPDGKVVVVYYYHTAPQGQRFIGATIFDPDRLTP; the protein is encoded by the coding sequence ATGCGAGCGATCGGGTTGCTGTTCTGGGCTTGTAACGTTGCGATCGTCATGCACGCGGCGGCCGCGGAGATCGAGCATGTCGACGTCTATCGCGTGCCTGGACGCTTCGGCGGTTGGCCGGCCAATCACGGACTTTGGGCCTGGGGCGACGAGATCCTCGTCGGCTTCAGCGCCGGGTACGCCAAGGACAACGGTGAGGGCTATCACGCAATCGACCACGATCGACCCGAGGAACATCTGCTCGCACGCAGCCTCGACGGCGGCGCGACGTGGACCATCGAGAATCCCGCGGCGCAGGGCGACCTGGTGCCGACGGGTAGCTCGCTGCATGGCATCGCCCCGCCCGACGTTCCGCAGCCCGAATTGCGCGATTGCCCCGGCGGCATCGACTTCGCACATCCAGACTTTGCACTCACGCTGCGCATGACCGACGTCCACGTAGGGCCCTCGCGGTTTCACTATTCGTATGATCGTGGGCACAACTGGGAAGGTCCCTTTCGTTTTCCGCAGCTCGACACACCGGGCATCGCCGCGCGGACCGACTATATCGTCGAGAGCGCCTCGACGTGCACGGCCTGGCTCACGGCCGGGCGCACCAATCGGCGCGAAGGGCGGCCTGTCTGCGTGCGCACCACCGACGGCGGCAAGACATGGCAACTCCGCGGCTGGATCGGCCCCGAGCCCCAGGGCTTTGCCATCATGCCCTCGACAGCCAGGCTCGCGCCGGCTCATTACGTGACGACACTGCGCGTGCATGACGGGCCGGTTCGCTGGATCGATGCGTGGGAGTCAGTCGACGACGGCGTCACCTGGCAATACCTCAGCCGGCCGGTCGCCGACACCGGCACCGGCAATCCGCCCAGCTTGATTCGCCTGCGCGATGGGCGACTGTGCCTGACCTACGGCCGGCGCGCCAAGCCGTTTGGCATGCGCGTCGTCCTGAGCAGCGACGGCGGGCACACCTGGAGCCCCGAAATCACGTTGCGCGACGACGGCGGCGGAACCGACCTGGGATATCCTCGTAGCGTGCAGCGCCCCGACGGTAAGGTCGTCGTGGTGTATTACTATCACACCGCGCCGCAGGGCCAGCGCTTCATCGGCGCGACAATCTTCGATCCCGATCGGCTGACGCCGTGA
- a CDS encoding DUF1992 domain-containing protein has translation MDTKSTLISERAIRLVAEDKIRAAIADGAFDNLPGLGQPHPIFDEPYDPLWWIRRKLQQEVLKLPSESVR, from the coding sequence ATGGACACCAAGAGCACCTTGATCTCGGAGCGCGCGATCCGGTTGGTCGCCGAAGACAAGATCCGTGCGGCCATCGCCGATGGCGCATTCGACAATCTGCCCGGCCTCGGTCAGCCACACCCGATTTTCGACGAGCCGTACGATCCCCTGTGGTGGATCCGCCGCAAACTGCAGCAAGAGGTACTCAAGCTGCCGTCCGAGAGCGTTCGCTGA
- a CDS encoding DoxX family protein: protein MPDGLRGPLSLAGRALLAMIFLLSAVGNKIPHFAAVAETMAKEGVPIPRVLLAGAIVFLLAGGSSLVAGYRARAGAALLLVFLVLATYWFHDFWTMEGEARQAQTIQFMKNLALMGAMVFVIANGPGAWSMDGNVLHEERIAT from the coding sequence ATGCCTGATGGACTTCGAGGCCCCCTGTCGCTGGCGGGCCGCGCGCTGTTGGCGATGATCTTTTTGCTCAGCGCCGTCGGGAACAAGATCCCGCACTTCGCAGCCGTCGCAGAGACCATGGCGAAGGAGGGAGTGCCCATTCCGCGCGTGCTGCTCGCCGGGGCGATCGTGTTCTTGCTGGCCGGGGGCTCGTCGCTGGTCGCCGGCTACCGGGCGCGTGCCGGTGCCGCTCTGCTGCTGGTGTTCCTGGTCCTGGCCACCTATTGGTTCCACGACTTCTGGACCATGGAGGGCGAAGCTCGCCAGGCGCAGACGATTCAGTTCATGAAAAACCTGGCGTTGATGGGAGCGATGGTGTTCGTCATCGCCAATGGGCCGGGGGCCTGGAGCATGGACGGCAACGTGCTGCACGAAGAGCGGATTGCCACGTAG
- a CDS encoding serine/threonine protein phosphatase, whose amino-acid sequence MDKQAHRGRLIAVGDIHGCADELAELLARVALTPRDTVVTLGDYVDRGPDSRGVIEQLIQLGERCRLVPLLGNHDEALIVAVDGLLPVDDWEAIGGRATLDSYGGKVADIPAAAIEFLRNCRAWYETAEHFFVHGNYVAELPLDQQPPDVLRWTSLRDYRPTRHCSGKRAVVGHTPQMAGRPLDLGHLIDIDTGCCYGGWLTAFEVHSGEIWQVASRQPNRTK is encoded by the coding sequence ATGGACAAGCAGGCGCACCGCGGACGGTTGATTGCAGTCGGCGACATTCACGGCTGCGCCGACGAACTAGCCGAATTGCTCGCGCGCGTAGCGCTGACCCCGCGCGACACCGTGGTGACGCTCGGCGACTACGTGGATCGCGGGCCCGACAGCCGGGGAGTGATCGAGCAGCTCATCCAGCTCGGCGAGCGGTGCCGGCTGGTGCCGCTGCTGGGCAACCACGACGAGGCCCTGATCGTGGCCGTCGACGGGCTGCTGCCTGTCGACGATTGGGAGGCGATCGGTGGCCGCGCGACGCTCGATTCCTACGGCGGCAAGGTGGCAGATATTCCGGCCGCCGCGATCGAGTTCCTGCGCAATTGCCGCGCCTGGTACGAGACGGCCGAACATTTCTTCGTGCACGGCAACTACGTGGCAGAGCTGCCGCTCGACCAGCAGCCGCCCGACGTCTTGCGCTGGACGTCGCTGCGCGACTATCGACCAACGCGGCATTGCTCGGGAAAACGCGCCGTCGTTGGCCACACCCCGCAGATGGCTGGGCGGCCCCTGGACCTGGGCCATTTGATCGACATCGACACGGGCTGCTGCTACGGCGGGTGGCTGACGGCGTTCGAGGTGCACAGCGGCGAAATCTGGCAGGTCGCTAGTCGCCAGCCCAACCGTACGAAGTAG
- a CDS encoding C-terminal binding protein, producing the protein MARYRVLLTDYAWPDLEIERAALAAIDAELIVAPQRSVDAIRALAPQADAIMTTWMRVPAEVIDAAVHCRIVARLGIGLDNIDVAAATRRGIPVTNVPDYCAIEVAEHTLALLLALARRVAFYHRETKSGRYDLQAGFPLRRIAGQTLGIVGLGTIGQAVVPRAAALGLRIVGTSRTRREVPGVAWLPLDELLQASDFVSLHLPLTPASRQLIDAAALAKLKPEACLLNTARGGLVDHAALAAALAAGQIAGAALDVQDPEPPELSQPPWNDPRVIVTPHAAFASTEAIADLRRRATAAVVACLAGGRPEHVVNRRELGW; encoded by the coding sequence TTGGCACGCTACCGGGTGCTTCTGACCGACTATGCCTGGCCCGATCTGGAGATCGAACGAGCGGCCCTGGCAGCGATCGATGCCGAACTCATCGTGGCGCCCCAGCGCTCGGTCGATGCGATCCGCGCCTTGGCCCCACAGGCCGACGCGATCATGACGACCTGGATGCGCGTGCCGGCCGAGGTGATTGACGCGGCCGTCCATTGCCGCATCGTCGCGCGGCTGGGCATTGGACTGGACAATATCGACGTCGCCGCCGCGACCCGGCGGGGCATCCCGGTGACCAACGTGCCCGATTACTGCGCGATCGAGGTCGCCGAACATACCCTGGCCTTGTTGCTGGCGCTGGCCCGGCGCGTGGCGTTTTACCACCGCGAAACCAAGTCGGGTCGCTACGACCTGCAAGCCGGATTTCCGCTACGGCGCATCGCGGGACAAACCTTGGGCATCGTCGGCCTGGGCACGATTGGCCAGGCAGTCGTGCCGCGCGCCGCGGCCTTGGGATTGCGGATCGTCGGCACGAGCCGCACGCGACGCGAAGTGCCCGGCGTCGCCTGGTTGCCGCTCGACGAGTTGCTCCAGGCGAGCGATTTCGTGTCGCTGCACCTGCCCCTGACGCCGGCCAGCCGGCAACTCATCGATGCCGCCGCGCTCGCAAAGCTAAAGCCCGAGGCCTGCCTGTTGAATACCGCGCGCGGTGGGCTGGTCGATCATGCGGCACTGGCTGCCGCCCTGGCCGCGGGCCAAATTGCCGGCGCGGCGCTCGATGTGCAAGACCCCGAGCCGCCCGAATTGAGTCAGCCGCCGTGGAACGACCCGCGCGTGATCGTCACGCCGCACGCGGCGTTCGCCTCGACCGAAGCGATCGCCGATTTGCGTCGCCGCGCGACGGCGGCCGTCGTGGCGTGCCTCGCCGGAGGCCGGCCGGAGCACGTGGTCAACCGCCGCGAATTGGGCTGGTAG
- a CDS encoding aminopeptidase, which translates to MANDPRIARLAEILIDHSCQLQSGQRVLIEAFDLPEPSIVCSLVELAAARGALPLVSLKNTAVLRAMYRSGTAESLQLAGEIERARMERMTAYIGIRGSSNSSQFADVPLSQMDLYQKHWWQPVHSEVRVPKTNWVVLRWPTDSFAQAADMSTDAFTNFFFDVCTADYAQMARDQEPLVQRMLAARQVRITGPGTELEFSIAGIDVRPCFGQRNIPDGEVFTAPVRDSVNGRIRYNAPSRYQGTIFDGIEFEFERGKIVRAAAGSATTQLNQILDADEGARYIGEWSLGCNNRVRRPMLDTLFDEKIGGSMHLTPGNAYEECDNGNRSRVHWDLVLIQTPEYGGGEIYFDGELLRKDGRFVPTDLAGLNVGL; encoded by the coding sequence ATGGCGAACGATCCCCGCATCGCGCGGCTCGCGGAAATCTTGATCGATCACAGTTGCCAGTTGCAGTCCGGCCAGCGCGTGTTGATCGAGGCGTTCGACCTGCCGGAACCGTCGATCGTCTGCAGCCTGGTCGAGCTGGCCGCCGCGCGCGGGGCCTTGCCCTTGGTATCGCTGAAGAACACGGCCGTGCTGCGAGCCATGTACCGGTCCGGAACCGCCGAGAGCCTGCAGTTGGCCGGCGAAATCGAACGGGCTCGGATGGAGCGGATGACTGCCTACATCGGTATCCGCGGCTCGTCGAACAGCAGCCAGTTTGCCGACGTGCCGCTGAGCCAGATGGACCTGTACCAAAAACACTGGTGGCAGCCGGTGCACAGCGAGGTGCGGGTGCCGAAGACGAATTGGGTGGTGCTGCGTTGGCCGACCGATTCGTTCGCCCAGGCGGCCGACATGAGCACCGATGCCTTTACGAACTTTTTCTTCGACGTCTGCACGGCCGATTACGCGCAAATGGCCCGCGACCAGGAGCCGCTGGTCCAACGGATGCTCGCCGCGCGGCAGGTGCGCATCACGGGGCCCGGCACCGAGCTGGAGTTTTCGATTGCCGGCATCGACGTCCGGCCCTGCTTCGGACAGCGCAATATTCCCGACGGCGAGGTGTTTACGGCCCCGGTGCGCGACAGCGTCAACGGCCGGATCCGCTATAACGCGCCCTCGCGCTACCAAGGCACGATTTTCGATGGCATCGAGTTCGAATTCGAGCGGGGCAAGATCGTCCGCGCTGCGGCCGGGTCGGCCACGACCCAGCTCAACCAGATTCTCGACGCCGACGAAGGGGCGCGGTACATCGGCGAATGGTCCCTGGGCTGCAACAACCGCGTACGCCGGCCAATGCTCGATACGTTGTTCGACGAAAAGATCGGTGGCTCGATGCACCTGACGCCGGGCAATGCCTACGAAGAATGCGACAATGGCAATCGCAGCCGCGTGCATTGGGACCTCGTGCTGATCCAGACGCCCGAATACGGCGGCGGCGAAATCTACTTCGACGGCGAATTACTGCGCAAAGACGGGCGCTTCGTCCCTACCGACCTGGCCGGGCTCAATGTCGGGCTCTGA
- a CDS encoding DUF1570 domain-containing protein, which translates to MSGFRWLVLTLICLVAQSASAADARLQYMIQLSVRGQSLEGMPLLWSKSEAVMLLRDGRLCELDPRAATDLRKTNPEFVGYSAGEVRSQLAGELGKSFEVTGTGHYLVAHPRGQRDLWSTRFEDLYREFVHYFGVRGLKLHEPRFPLVAIVWPRHEDFLRYAAADGPRLSPNVLGYYSPKTNRITLYDVTSGKGGAQDWATNADTIIHEASHQTAFNTGVHSRFGVTPRWLAEGLGTLFEARGVWNSRHYKAVQDRINQQRLADFREGLATRPPGLLVELLSRDDLFESQPQRAYAESWALTFFLVEQLPRSYTAYLQRTAAREPFANYPDTDRLADFQAEFGDNLRLLEARFLRFMEDVR; encoded by the coding sequence ATGAGCGGATTTCGCTGGCTGGTCTTGACCTTGATCTGTCTTGTCGCGCAGTCCGCGTCTGCGGCCGATGCACGCTTGCAATACATGATCCAGTTGAGCGTGCGGGGACAGTCGCTCGAAGGGATGCCGTTGCTCTGGTCGAAGAGCGAAGCCGTCATGCTGCTGCGCGACGGGCGTTTGTGCGAGCTCGATCCGCGGGCGGCCACCGATCTGCGCAAAACCAACCCGGAGTTTGTCGGCTATTCGGCCGGCGAGGTGCGCAGCCAACTGGCTGGCGAGCTGGGCAAGTCATTCGAGGTGACAGGCACAGGGCACTACCTGGTCGCCCATCCGCGCGGGCAGCGCGACCTGTGGAGCACACGGTTCGAAGACTTGTATCGCGAGTTCGTCCATTATTTCGGCGTGCGGGGGCTGAAACTGCACGAGCCGCGCTTTCCCCTCGTGGCGATCGTCTGGCCGCGCCACGAAGATTTCCTCCGCTATGCCGCCGCCGATGGTCCAAGGTTGAGCCCGAATGTCCTGGGCTACTACTCGCCGAAGACCAATCGCATCACGCTGTACGACGTGACCAGCGGCAAGGGCGGCGCGCAGGATTGGGCGACCAACGCCGACACGATCATCCACGAGGCTTCGCACCAGACTGCCTTCAACACCGGGGTGCACAGCCGGTTCGGAGTCACGCCGCGCTGGCTCGCCGAAGGCCTGGGCACCTTGTTCGAGGCCCGGGGTGTCTGGAATTCGCGGCACTACAAGGCCGTGCAGGACCGGATCAACCAGCAGCGGCTGGCCGATTTTCGCGAGGGGCTGGCGACCCGTCCCCCGGGCCTGCTCGTCGAACTGCTCAGCCGTGACGATTTGTTCGAGTCGCAGCCGCAACGGGCGTATGCCGAGTCCTGGGCATTGACGTTCTTCCTGGTCGAGCAATTACCGCGATCGTATACGGCCTATCTGCAGCGGACGGCGGCCCGGGAACCGTTTGCCAACTATCCCGATACGGATCGCCTGGCCGATTTTCAGGCCGAATTCGGCGACAATCTTCGGCTGCTCGAAGCGCGCTTCTTGCGGTTTATGGAAGACGTGCGCTAA
- a CDS encoding peptidylprolyl isomerase, translating into MTRMHAELPLSRLLLAWCLAGCLPAALAAQDAQAPAGEASERVVVARFGDQSIYQDEVERELQQTLRGGQAAIDALPMLQAEALEALVKRRIIMEYLRREGLTPTAADVENAIQLLQTNLQRENKTYEDFLKLSNRTDAQLREETVYRTGLQALVRARATDAVLEQYFNEHRQLFDGSVLRLSHIIWRVEGVDRVRALNETLAKAEQVRTLIGEGKLTFEDAAARFSAGPSRRKGGDLGFIPRRGRLENRFTDAAFRLKKDEVSPPVRTGVGVHLIKCTDIRPGQKSWVEVRDELVDAYSDELLNSVLAEEIKQANLQFTGAMPYFVFGTQQLVVPPRPAK; encoded by the coding sequence ATGACCCGTATGCATGCCGAACTTCCGCTGTCGAGGCTGTTGCTCGCCTGGTGCTTGGCCGGCTGCCTGCCGGCGGCCCTCGCGGCGCAAGACGCTCAAGCCCCGGCCGGCGAGGCTTCCGAGCGCGTCGTGGTAGCCCGGTTCGGCGATCAATCGATTTACCAGGACGAAGTCGAACGCGAGTTACAACAGACGCTGCGTGGCGGCCAGGCGGCGATCGACGCGCTGCCGATGTTGCAAGCCGAGGCGCTCGAGGCTCTGGTCAAACGGCGCATCATCATGGAGTACCTCCGCCGCGAGGGCCTGACGCCGACAGCGGCCGACGTCGAGAATGCGATTCAACTCCTGCAAACGAATCTGCAGCGTGAAAACAAGACTTACGAAGATTTTCTCAAACTCAGCAACCGGACCGACGCCCAACTGCGCGAAGAAACCGTCTATCGCACCGGCCTTCAGGCGCTAGTCCGGGCCCGCGCCACGGATGCCGTGCTCGAACAATACTTCAACGAGCACCGCCAGCTCTTCGACGGTTCGGTGCTGCGCCTGAGCCACATCATCTGGCGCGTCGAAGGCGTCGACCGCGTGCGAGCCCTGAACGAAACCCTGGCCAAGGCCGAGCAAGTGCGCACGCTGATCGGCGAGGGCAAATTGACGTTTGAAGACGCGGCCGCACGTTTCTCGGCGGGGCCCAGCCGGCGCAAAGGCGGCGACCTGGGCTTTATCCCGCGGCGCGGTCGCCTGGAAAACCGCTTCACCGATGCGGCCTTTCGATTGAAGAAAGACGAAGTGAGCCCGCCGGTGCGAACGGGCGTCGGCGTGCACCTGATCAAGTGCACCGACATCCGGCCGGGCCAAAAGAGCTGGGTCGAAGTTCGCGACGAACTAGTCGACGCCTACAGCGACGAATTGCTCAACTCCGTCTTGGCCGAGGAGATCAAGCAGGCGAATCTGCAGTTTACCGGCGCGATGCCCTACTTCGTCTTCGGCACGCAACAACTGGTGGTCCCGCCGCGCCCGGCGAAATAG
- a CDS encoding ASCH domain-containing protein: MLLFKKKFLPAIRAGTKTQTIRVWKHRRMRAGQRSYIPGAGYIDVLTVEPITVEGLTDADAVPDGFATAADLRAELSELYAEQLQAGHAVYRVVFRLRAEA; the protein is encoded by the coding sequence ATGCTGCTGTTCAAAAAGAAGTTTTTGCCGGCAATTCGGGCCGGGACGAAGACCCAGACCATTCGCGTCTGGAAGCATCGCCGGATGCGCGCCGGGCAACGGAGCTATATCCCGGGGGCCGGGTACATCGACGTGCTGACGGTCGAGCCGATCACAGTCGAAGGGCTGACCGATGCCGATGCGGTGCCCGACGGCTTCGCCACGGCCGCCGATTTGCGTGCCGAACTCAGCGAGCTATACGCCGAGCAACTGCAGGCCGGCCATGCAGTTTACCGGGTGGTCTTTCGCCTCCGCGCAGAGGCTTAG
- a CDS encoding ThuA domain-containing protein, whose amino-acid sequence MQRREFVRAAGAALSLSAFPWGWTAAQDQPKKKVLFFTRSAGFEHSAIRREGDQLGYAEKRLTELGEKHGFEVTCSKDGRLFDGDIDQYGAFVFYTTEDLTNGETGDKQPAMSAAGKQKLLDAVKAGKGFCATHSGADTFHSPGHHQHRFEAQTERDPYINMLGGEFISHGPQQESRQVVASATFPGLADAGDSFMLMDEWYSLKNYADDLHVILVQDTQGMKGGEYNRPPYPSTWARKHGEGRVFYTSMGHREDVWDNPLFQQILLGGLAWALRNVDFDPTPNMAMAAPGAGVMPKPR is encoded by the coding sequence ATGCAGCGGAGAGAGTTTGTCCGGGCCGCCGGTGCGGCGTTGTCGTTGTCGGCGTTTCCCTGGGGGTGGACCGCCGCCCAGGACCAACCGAAGAAGAAGGTCCTGTTCTTTACCCGCAGCGCTGGTTTCGAGCACTCGGCCATCCGCCGCGAGGGCGATCAACTGGGCTATGCCGAAAAGCGCCTGACCGAGCTCGGCGAAAAGCACGGGTTCGAGGTGACTTGCAGCAAGGACGGCCGCCTGTTCGACGGCGATATCGATCAGTACGGCGCGTTCGTGTTCTACACCACAGAAGATTTGACCAACGGCGAAACAGGCGACAAGCAGCCCGCCATGAGCGCCGCAGGCAAGCAAAAGCTGCTCGACGCCGTCAAGGCCGGCAAGGGCTTTTGCGCCACGCACAGCGGCGCCGACACGTTCCATTCGCCCGGCCATCATCAGCATCGCTTCGAGGCGCAAACCGAACGCGACCCTTACATCAACATGTTGGGCGGCGAATTCATCAGCCACGGACCGCAGCAAGAATCGCGTCAGGTCGTCGCCTCGGCCACTTTTCCGGGGCTCGCCGACGCGGGCGACAGCTTCATGCTGATGGACGAGTGGTACTCGCTCAAGAACTACGCCGACGACCTGCACGTGATCCTCGTGCAAGACACCCAGGGCATGAAAGGCGGCGAATACAACCGCCCGCCCTACCCGTCGACGTGGGCCCGTAAACACGGCGAGGGCCGCGTGTTCTACACGTCGATGGGCCATCGCGAAGATGTCTGGGACAATCCGCTGTTTCAACAGATTCTGCTGGGCGGCTTGGCTTGGGCGCTGCGCAACGTCGACTTCGATCCCACGCCCAACATGGCGATGGCCGCGCCGGGCGCCGGGGTCATGCCCAAGCCGCGCTAG
- a CDS encoding glycosyltransferase family 2 protein translates to MDGWQTQLVAAASAELDRRYAVSIVLPAHNEAAAIEGVLEEVVGVLFAHDIACEVLVVDDASTDDTAARAQRFADGCWQLPVRVLRLAEQRGAGAARKAGIRAAHGEVIVMLDADGTYPAAAIPELLAWFPDYDQVNGARTSEQGTLPWLRVPAKWFIRQLACYLTGRRIPDLNTGLKAFKRETMLPWLWVVPDGFSCVTTMTLAFLTNGYAVKYVPVEYRPRIGRSKFHPVRDTLQYLGTVLRIVLYFRPLKVFLPLAAVVLALGVLKTVWSFNATGSMQESDVVVLTAGFLTAMLGLLAEVIVAHHRRG, encoded by the coding sequence ATGGACGGTTGGCAAACACAATTAGTCGCCGCGGCGAGTGCCGAACTGGACCGCCGTTATGCCGTATCGATCGTCCTGCCCGCGCACAACGAAGCCGCGGCGATCGAAGGTGTGCTCGAAGAAGTCGTCGGCGTGCTGTTTGCGCACGACATCGCATGCGAGGTGCTCGTCGTCGACGATGCCTCGACCGACGACACGGCCGCCCGCGCCCAGCGCTTTGCCGATGGCTGTTGGCAGTTGCCGGTGCGCGTGCTGCGCCTGGCGGAGCAGCGTGGAGCGGGCGCCGCGCGCAAGGCCGGCATCCGCGCGGCACACGGCGAAGTGATCGTGATGCTCGACGCGGACGGCACCTACCCGGCCGCGGCCATCCCCGAGCTGCTCGCCTGGTTTCCCGACTACGATCAGGTCAACGGGGCGCGCACGAGCGAACAGGGCACCCTGCCTTGGCTGCGCGTGCCGGCCAAGTGGTTCATCCGCCAACTCGCCTGCTATCTCACCGGCCGGCGGATCCCGGATTTGAACACCGGACTGAAGGCGTTCAAGCGCGAGACGATGCTGCCCTGGCTGTGGGTCGTGCCGGACGGCTTTAGCTGCGTCACCACGATGACGCTCGCCTTCCTGACCAACGGCTACGCCGTGAAATACGTACCGGTCGAGTATCGGCCGCGGATCGGGCGGAGCAAATTTCATCCGGTGCGCGACACGCTCCAGTATCTGGGCACCGTATTGCGGATCGTGCTCTACTTCCGGCCACTCAAGGTGTTCTTGCCGTTGGCGGCGGTCGTCCTCGCGCTCGGTGTGCTGAAGACCGTGTGGAGCTTCAACGCGACCGGGTCGATGCAGGAATCGGACGTGGTCGTGCTGACCGCGGGGTTCCTCACCGCCATGTTGGGTTTGCTGGCCGAGGTGATTGTCGCGCACCATCGGCGAGGTTGA